In Rutidosis leptorrhynchoides isolate AG116_Rl617_1_P2 chromosome 2, CSIRO_AGI_Rlap_v1, whole genome shotgun sequence, one genomic interval encodes:
- the LOC139894322 gene encoding putative transferase At1g60990, chloroplastic: MVALVLSSSSSSVSCAISTATKSTLCRRSVSFTRSFQLSLFGYGNTAVCTLGRKPVAAAIPFDLSPPPIDHDFHDDMVTTGAKVSEDWVIETFNNDDEALDAVNNGTVVVDLSSFGRIRVSGEDRIQFLHNQSTANFEALSEGRGCDTVFVTPTARTIDIAHAWIMKTAITLVVSPSTSGSIIEMLRKYIFFADMVEVEDISGKTCLFALLGPKSNQVMVDLNLGDLIGQPYGSHKHYNVGGNPVTVAVGSIVSEEGFSLLMSPAAAGMIWKALMSNGATPMGSNAFETYRVLQGRPAPGSELTDEFNVLEASLWNAVSLDKGCYKGQETIARLITYDGIKQKLWGIQLASPVEPGSPITVDGKKVGKLTSYTAAKGGNEHFGLGYIKKKAASKGDTVVVGDSVSGIVVDVPYLARQQQPLVSNLKS; this comes from the exons ATGGTAGCCTTGGTGTTATCCTCCTCCTCCTCTTCAGTTAGCTGCGCGATTTCAACCGCCACAAAATCCACACTATGTCGCCGGAGCGTCAGCTTTACGCGCTCCTTTCAGCTCTCACTATTCGGCTACGGCAATACGGCGGTTTGCACCCTTGGCAGAAAGCCGGTCGCAGCAGCAATACCGTTCGATCTCTCACCTCCGCCCATTGACCACGACTTTCAC GATGACATGGTTACTACAGGGGCAAAGGTTTCAGAAGATTGGGTTATTGAAACATTCAATAATGATGACGAGGCATTAGATGCAGTTAACAATGGCACCGTG GTTGTTGATCTTTCAAGTTTTGGTAGAATAAGAG TCAGTGGAGAAGATCGTATTCAATTTCTTCACAATCAAAGTACCGCAAACTTTGAAGCACTTTCTGAAGGAAGG GGATGTGACACTGTCTTTGTAACTCCAACTGCTCGAACGATTGATATAGCGCATGCATGGATCATG AAAACTGCTATAACACTAGTTGTATCACCATCAACAAGTGGAAGTATCATTGAAATGCTCAGGAA GTACATATTTTTTGCTGACATGGTAGAAGTTGAAGACATTAGTGGCAAGACATGCCTGTTTGCACTTTTGGGACCAAAAAGCAATCAA GTGATGGTGGATTTAAATCTTGGCGATCTTATTGGACAGCCTTATGGCTCACATAAGCATTATAAT GTTGGTGGTAATCCAGTAACGGTGGCAGTGGGAAGTATCGTGTCTGAAGAAGGTTTCTCACTTTTAATGTCACCAGCAGCTGCAGGAATGATCTGGAAAGCTCTTATGAGTAATGGTGCAACCCCAATGGGTTCTAATGCATTTGAAACATATAGAGTTCTACAAG GAAGGCCAGCACCTGGTAGTGAGCTTACCGACGAGTTTAACGTTCTGGAGGCCAGTCTTTGGAATGCAGTGTCTTTGGATAAAG GGTGTTACAAAGGACAAGAAACCATCGCTAGATTAATCACATATGATGGAATTAAACAGAAGTTGTGGGGCATTCAACTTGCATCCCCAGTGGAACCAGGCAGTCCGATTACAGTTGATGGAAAGAAG GTAGGAAAGCTAACAAGTTATACGGCTGCAAAAGGGGGAAATGAGCATTTTGGTTTAGGGTATATCAAGAAGAAAGCTGCCTCAAAAGGGGACACGGTTGTAGTAGGAGATAGTGTATCTGGTATAGTGGTCGACGTTCCCTACCTTGCACGCCAGCAGCAGCCATTGGTGTCAAAT